In the genome of Dermacentor andersoni chromosome 3, qqDerAnde1_hic_scaffold, whole genome shotgun sequence, one region contains:
- the LOC140216589 gene encoding uncharacterized protein encodes MIDKEVTADLLSAHISSLEEENHRLQHDLDIARSRLAKAAPGDRDVLRSNPDMVVFYTGLPNYAVLEAVYILVEPHVSHFVLVNFIALASITLTKAHNNSAVLSYRFGIHQSTVTRTVERWLDAAYIRLSSLIKWPEREDLQRTMPMAFQETFGKKVAVILDCFEVFVDRPSAMEPRSLTWSTYKHANTVKYLIGIAPQGVITYISRGWGGRTSDKMLTESCGILSNLLPGDSVLADRGFLISDAVGMCGAKLEIPAFTKGKPQLTAYSVEATRRLANVRIHVERVIGLVRNKYSILKSTLPTEFLEPKVLNGIKVSALDKVVFVCAALTNLCDSVVPFD; translated from the exons ATGATAGACAAAGAGGTGACAGCTGACCTGCTGTCAGCCCACATCTCTTCACTGGAGGAAGAAAACCACCGCCTTCAGCATGACCTGGATATTGCACGCAGTCGCCTGGCAAAGGCAGCCCCTGGAGACAGGGATGTGCTCCGCAGCAACCCAGACATGGTTGTTTTTTACACAGGGCTGCCAAATTATGCAGTTTTGGAGGCTGTTTACATCTTAGTTGAGCCTCATGTAAG CCATTTTGTGCTGGTGAACTTTATTGCATTAGCTTCAATAACACTTACTAAAGCACATAACAACTCAGCAGTTTTATCTTACAGGTTTGGCATTCACCAGTCAACCGTAACGAGGACAGTAGAAAGGTGGCTTGATGCTGCTTACATTAGGCTCAGCAGTCTGATCAAATGGCCAGAACGTGAAGATCTTCAAAGAACGATGCCAATGGCATTCCAAGAAACATTTGGCAAGAAAGTAGCTGTGATTCTGGATTGTTTTGAAGTCTTTGTGGACAGACCTTCAGCCATGGAACCTAGATCATTAACATGGTCTACGTACAAGCATGCAAACACCGTGAAGTACTTAATTGGCATCGCTCCACAAGGTGTAATTACGTACATATCAAGAGGGTGGGGTGGGCGTACCAGTGACAAAATGCTGACAGAATCGTGTGGCATTCTTAGCAACCTGCTACCTGGCGACTCTGTGCTGGCTGACAGGGGTTTCTTGATCTCTGATGCCGTGGGCATGTGTGGAGCGAAGCTGGAAATCCCAGCCTTCACTAAAGGGAAGCCGCAGCTTACTGCATACTCTGTTGAGGCAACACGTAGGCTAGCAAATGTTAGGATTCATGTTGAAAGAGTTATTGGGTTAGTCAGGAACAAGTACTCCATTCTCAAAAGCACTCTTCCCACTGAATTTTTGGAGCCGAAGGTGCTTAACGGCATAAAAGTCAGCGCActtgacaaggttgtatttgtgtGTGCCGCACTTACCAACCTGTGCGACTCTGTTGTACCATTTGACTGA
- the LOC126524139 gene encoding uncharacterized protein, translating into MAGLGEACSHVGAVLFYLEAVVTRRDGQSCTDGQNAWLPPHLVSLECRPVAEMDFESSAMKKRRLDDTEAAPRDPPSVEMPKPREDEMLKFFSSLSKSEGRPALLSLAQKFADPYIPLGLKYPKLLLRNLQRKQCPISLEDVQAECRNVLQDLSIEPDVCVLIEKQTKAQSASEKWHLYRTGRITASNAGAVFATSLTKPSKSLLKRLCYPEDCKFQTAATQWGKKKEAAGRAAYIEAMQKHHLGFKCEMSGLHISIERPFLAATPDGLVHCNCCGDGLLEIKCPYSAKDALICEIPERQRSYLVVDGNDAKLLRNHHYFKQVMMQMFVCKRNYCDFVVWTQKDIFIERVMFDKEFCNEIVDKCALYFERVLLPELCFRYWTTAAEEVVVEQSAGSQDDKYCHCQQPEYGDMIRCDGKHCSRQWFHFQCVNLKRAPKSRKWFCNDCKKS; encoded by the exons TCGGGGAGGCGTGCTCACACGTTGGTGCAGTGCTCTTTTATTTGGAGGCTGTTGTGACACGCCGGGATGGTCAATCATGCACAGATGGGCAAAATGCATGGCTACCGCCTCATCTCGTCAGTCTGGAATGCCGACCGGTGGCAGAGATGGACTTCGAGTcttccgcaatgaaaaaacgccGCCTGGACGACACTGAGGCTGCCCCCCGCGACCCACCAAGTGTTGAAATGCCCAAGCCGAGAGAGGACGAGATGTTAAAGTTTTTCTCGTCATTGAGTAAATCTGAGGGTAGGCCAGCACTTCTCTCGCTTGCCCAAAAATTTGCTGACCCCTACATTCCCTTGGGCTTGAAGTACCCTAAGCTCCTCCTCCGCAATCTGCAAAGGAAGCAGTGCCCAATTTCCTTGGAGGATGTACAGGCAGAATGCCGTAATGTCTTGCAGGACCTCTCAATTGAGCCTGAT GTGTGTGTACTGATCGAGAAGCAGACAAAGGCCCAATCTGCATCCGAGAAGTGGCATTTATATCGGACTGGACGCATCACAGCTTCAAATGCAGGAGCGGTATTTGCAACTTCATTGACCAAGCCTTCAAAGAGCCTGCTGAAGAGACTGTGCTACCCAGAGGACTGCAAATTCCAGACTGCAGCAACTCAgtggggaaagaagaaagaagctgcTGGGAGGGCAGCTTACATAGAGGCAATGCAGAAGCACCATCTAGGCTTTAAGTGTGAAATGTCTGGCCTCCACATAAGCATAGAGCGACCATTTCTGGCTGCAACTCCTGATGGCCTTGTACATTGCAATTGTTGTGGAGACGGCCTTCTGGAGATAAAATGTCCATACTCTGCAAAAGATGCACTTATTTGCGAAATTCCAGAGCGGCAACGATCTTATCTTGTAGTTGATGGCAATGATGCAAAGTTATTGAGAAACCATCATTACTTCAAGCAAGTAATGATGCAGATGTTTGTCTGCAAAAGAAACTACTGCGATTTTGTAGTATGGACACAGAAAGATATTTTTATTGAAAGAGTAATGTTTGATAAGGAGTTCTGCAACGAAATTGTGGATAAGTGTGCATTGTATTTTGAACGAGTTCTCctgcctgaactttgtttccgtTATTGGACCACTGCTGCTGAAGAAGTAGTAGTGGAGCAAAGTGCAGGCAGTCAGGATGATAAATATTGCCACTGTCAGCAGCCAGAATATGGAGACATGATTAGGTGTGATGGGAAGCATTGCAGTCGACAATGGTTTCACTTTCAGTGTGTTAATTTGAAGAGGGCACCTAAATCGCGGAAATGGTTTTGTAATGACTGCAAGAAGTCGTAA